From the genome of Phyllostomus discolor isolate MPI-MPIP mPhyDis1 chromosome 12, mPhyDis1.pri.v3, whole genome shotgun sequence, one region includes:
- the NOL3 gene encoding nucleolar protein 3 yields MGNAQERPSETIDRERKRLVETLQADSGLLLDALLARGVLTGPEYEALDALPDAERRVRRLLLVVQSKGEAACQELLLCAQRTARAPDPAWDWQHVGTGYRERSYDPPCPGHWTPEAAGSGTPCPGLPRASHCSEAGGPDGSEAVQSGTPEEPQTDLEAEASEGAEPELELQVDPEPEAEPEPEPEPEPEPEPEPEPEVDPDPEPEPEPEPEPEPDYEGGDESEDS; encoded by the exons ATGGGAAACGCGCAGGAGAGACCGTCGGAAACTATCGACCGGGAGCGGAAACGCCTGGTAGAGACGCTGCAGGCAGACTCTGGGCTGCTGCTGGATGCGCTACTGGCACGGGGCGTGCTCACTGGGCCCGAGTACGAGGCGTTGGATGCGCTGCCAGATGCCGAGCGCAGGGTGCGCCGCTTGCTGCTGGTGGTGCAGAGCAAGGGCGAGGCCGCCTGCCAGGAGCTGCTGCTCTGCGCCCAGCGCACTGCGCGCGCACCCGACCCTGCCTGGGACTGGCAGCACGTGGGCACTG gatACCGGGAACGCAGCTACGATCCTCCGTGCCCAGGCCATTGGACACCTGAGGCAGCCGGCTCAGGGACCCCATGCCCTGGGCTCCCCAGAGCGTCACATTGCAGTGAGGCCGGCGGTCCAGACGGCTCCGAGGCAGTGCAATCCGGAACCCCCGAGGAGCCCCAGACAGACCTAGAAGCTGAGGCTTCTGAAGGGGCAGAGCCGGAGCTGGAACTGCAAGTGGACCCGGAACCAGAGGCGGAACCAGAGCCTGAGCCAGAGCCCGAGCCCGAACCAGAGCCCGAGCCCGAACCAGAGGTGGACCCGGATCCAGAGCCAGAGCCCGAGCccgagccggagccggagccggactACGAGGGAGGAGATGAGTCTGAAG ATTCCTGA
- the KIAA0895L gene encoding uncharacterized protein KIAA0895-like homolog — protein sequence MVLDSGAQVYEQPPPSPPASRSPLGHRLKPSDRDGTSPLYPWPQSLALPLALSVSALQPPPELQSFSELHLGHRGHMRRSESTYTVNSTGRCRGGTQGRAPPGRGRDPGGGTLKSAASLPHIAKTRKDGGNGAGRSPCMLVALRPTNMDRERDKFFQSQYTYNPQFEYQEPMPTAVLEKYCEASGQFIHQAVGIIEAVLEKFGTYEHFEAVTGGQLLTKCQIWSVVRKYMQKEGCVGEVVVQLSEDLLSQAVMMVENSRPTLAINLTGARQYWLEGMLRHEIGTHYLRGVNNARQPWHSAEGRLQYGLRPANPTEEGLASLHSVLFRKQPFLWRAALLYYTIYRAAQMSFRQLFQDLARYVQDADVRWEYCVRAKRGQTDTSLPGCFSKDQVYLDGIVRILRHRQTIDFPLLTSLGKVSYEDVDHLRPHGVLDNTRVPHFMQDLARYRQQLEHIMTTNRLDEAELGRLLPD from the exons ATGGTGCTGGACTCAGGGGCTCAGGTGTATGAGCAGCCACCCCCCAGCCCACCAGCCAGTCGCTCACCCTTGGGCCATAGACTGAAGCCCTCAGACCGAGATGGGACATCACCACTGTACCCCTGGCCTCAGTCCCTGGCCTTGCCCCTGGCGCTGTCCGtctcagccctgcagcccccgcctGAGCTGCAGTCCTTCTCAGAGCTGCACTTGGGTCACCGTGGCCACATGCGCCGCAGTGAGAGCACCTACACCGTAAATAGCACCGGCCGGTGCAGGGGTGGCACCCAGGGTCGGGCCCCACCTGGACGAGGACGGGATCCAGGTGGGGGCACCCTGAAGTCTGCGGCCTCCCTGCCTCACATTGCTAAGACTCGAAAGGATGGAGGCAACGGTGCTGGCAGGAGCCCCTGCATGTTGGTGGCCCTGCGGCCAACCAACATGGACCGTGAGCGGGACAAGTTCTTCCAGTCCCAGTACACCTACAACCCGCAGTTCGAATACCAGGAGCCCATGCCCACGGCTGTGCTGGAGAAGTACTGTGAGGCCTCTGGCCAGTTCATCCATCAG GCAGTCGGCATCATTGAGGCTGTCCTGGAGAAGTTCGGTACCTATGAACACTTTGAGGCTGTGACTGGGGGCCAGCTGCTGACCAAGTGCCAGATCTGGTCCGTCGTGCGCAAATACATGCAGAAGGAGGGCTGCGTTGGGGAG GTGGTGGTGCAGCTGAGTGAAGACCTGCTGTCCCAGGCAGTGATGATGGTGGAGAACAGCCGACCGACGCTGGCCATCAACCTGACCGGAGCCCGTCAGTATTGGCTGGAAGGCATGCTGCGGCACGAGATAG GCACCCACTACCTGCGAGGCGTGAACAATGCACGGCAGCCCTGGCACAGCGCGGAGGGCCGGCTGCAGTACGGGCTGCGGCCAGCGAATCCCACCGAGGAGGGCCTGGCCAGCCTGCACAGCGTGCTGTTCCGCAAGCAGCCCTTCCTGTGGCGCGCAGCACTGCTCTACTACACCATCTACCGAGCCGCGCAGATGTCTTTCCGCCAGCTCTTCCAGGACCTGGCGCGCTACGTGCAGGACGCCGACGTGCGCTGGGAGTACTGCGTGCGCGCCAAGCGCGGTCAGACTGACACCTCGCTGCCTG GCTGCTTCAGCAAGGACCAGGTGTATCTGGATGGCATCGTGCGCATTCTGCGGCACCGCCAGACCATTGATTTCCCGCTGCTTACCTCGCTGGGCAAG GTGTCCTATGAAGATGTGGACCACCTGCGTCCCCACGGGGTACTGGACAATACGCGGGTGCCCCACTTCATGCAGGACCTGGCGCGCTACCGGCAGCAGCTGGAGCACATCATGACCACCAACCGGCTGGACGAGGCAGAGCTGGGCCGCCTGCTGCCTGACTGA